The Flavobacteriales bacterium nucleotide sequence AACTCAAACGCATTTCCGAAACCACCCGCTTAGGCTCCAACCTGAGAAACATCTCCGATGCCGCAGAATCCATCGGCTTCCGCAGCCTGGGCGTTAAGGTGGATTTCAACAAACTGAAGGAAGACGCTCCCCTGCCCTGCATCGTCCACTGGAACCAGAATCATTTTGTAGTACTGTACAGGATCAAAGGCGATACGCTGTATGTCGCCGACCCAGGCCACGGCCTGCTGAAATATTCCACAAAAGAGTTCATAGAGCACTGGACAGGCCAGCCAACATCGGACGAAGCCAACAAAGGCGTGGCACTCCTTGTGGAGCCTACCCCACGCCTGCACCAAAGTGAGGAGGACGATCATACCACCCGCCGGGGCTTCTCCTTCCTGTACCAATACCTGTTCCGGTACAAGAAGTTCATGGTACAACTCTGCCTGGGCCTGCTGGCAGGCAGCTTGCTGAACCTGATCTTTCCTTTCCTTACCCAGAGCATCGTCGATATCGGCATCCAGAACCGCGACATCAACTTTATCTACCTCATCCTGTTTGCTCAGTTGCTTCTCTTTCTCGGACGGGCCTCCATTGAAGTCATCCGCGGCTGGATACTCCTGCACCTGAGCACCCGCATCAACATCTCCCTGGTCTCCGACTTCTTTATCAAGCTGATGAACCTGCCCATCGCCTACTTCGATGTGAAAGTGACCGGCGACATCATGCAGCGCATCAACGACCACCGCAGGATCGAAAACCTGCTGACCACTTCCTCGCTCAATACCCTGTTCTCTTTCTTTAACCTCATCGTCTTCGGTGCCGTGCTGGCGTGGTATGACCCGCGTATATTTTTTAT carries:
- a CDS encoding peptidase domain-containing ABC transporter, giving the protein MKLRSFRQYNQHDHMDCGPTCLRMIAKHYGRSISLEKLKRISETTRLGSNLRNISDAAESIGFRSLGVKVDFNKLKEDAPLPCIVHWNQNHFVVLYRIKGDTLYVADPGHGLLKYSTKEFIEHWTGQPTSDEANKGVALLVEPTPRLHQSEEDDHTTRRGFSFLYQYLFRYKKFMVQLCLGLLAGSLLNLIFPFLTQSIVDIGIQNRDINFIYLILFAQLLLFLGRASIEVIRGWILLHLSTRINISLVSDFFIKLMNLPIAYFDVKVTGDIMQRINDHRRIENLLTTSSLNTLFSFFNLIVFGAVLAWYDPRIFFIFLTGSAIYMGWILIFLKRRKDLDYKRFSRSSEEQSKVIELINGMQEIKLHNAEKQKRWSWEHL